The following are encoded together in the Arvicanthis niloticus isolate mArvNil1 chromosome 9, mArvNil1.pat.X, whole genome shotgun sequence genome:
- the Rhno1 gene encoding RAD9, HUS1, RAD1-interacting nuclear orphan protein 1, with the protein MPPKKRRRQSQKAPLLFHQQPLEGPRHRYESRLQPITHTVQVPCKPIDQSTITSWVLPQFDTTAESRFPIHRKHHRDQARHPTRRSTCKFPRLTFESPQSSNSETLLLSNREQPQNSEKDTPRRPLVPLFSPQSGGELSVHVPQSLPHVFLPPDIQTPESSLREDPISPDQKENSLPSSILGPRTPSSPEPGPVLVKDTPEEKYGIKVTWRRRRHLFTYLKERGKLDKSQFLVKT; encoded by the exons ATGCCTCCCAAAAAGAGACGCAGACAGTCCCAGAAAGCCCCGCTGCTATTCCACCAACAGCCACTGGAGGGCCCCAGACACCGTTATGAATCTCGTCTGCAGCCCATTACCCACACTGTACAGGTGCCCTGCAAGCCCATTGATCAGAGCACCATCACTTCCTGG GTATTACCTCAGTTTGATACAACAGCAGAAAGCCGGTTTCCGATACACCGGAAACATCACCGAGACCAGGCAAGACATCCAACTCGGAGATCTACCTGCAAGTTTCCACGTCTAACCTTTGAGAGTCCACAGTCTTCCAATTCAGAGACGTTGTTGTTATCCAACAGAGAGCAGCCCCAGAACTCAGAAAAGGACACTCCCAGAAGGCCTTTAGTGCCGTTGTTCAGTCCCCAGAGCGGTGGAGAACTGTCAGTGCATGTACCTCAAAGCTTACCTCATGTGTTCTTACCCCCTGATATCCAGACCCCGGAGTCTTCTCTAAGAGAAGATCCCATTTCTCCAGACCAGAAGGAGAACAGTCTTCCAAGCTCCATCCTTGGCCCTAGGACTCCCAGCAGTCCAGAGCCGGGGCCTGTTCTGGTCAAGGACACCCCTGAGGAGAAGTATGGGATTAAAGTCACTTGGAGACGCAGAAGGCACCTGTTTACCTACCTTAAGGAGAGGGGGAAGCTGGATAAAAGCCAGTTCCTTGTGAAGACCTGA